A single window of Leishmania braziliensis MHOM/BR/75/M2904 complete genome, chromosome 27 DNA harbors:
- a CDS encoding putative vesicular-fusion ATPase-like protein, whose amino-acid sequence MPHSPYHLCQSARLSIALLALSVSILTCADVLAGVQVEDSAPEILYVRGCRDGAAEARETTGCFATRVGVSASSSPSSVPIASVRLSLQGVHLPSEVRDLDNGDSQAVLHRVLLQEHRRPPLLGQAQSDADTRLLEKIVLTCNQPTASPVFPTQLISCELANPLLSLAGVEGMAPQLMRLVSQPVWFDVRLEERRSGEEVYRAISVLRRAVELRVTNMTRTEGEPAAEALHREAKRVSWEEVRQHPLERLYAPSSASQDSARLAGKSRSGAKDPFDSDPATSGEEVWVELGIGGLKRELHTLFRRVFLSRLPSLAPLTEALQLQHVRGVILYGPPGNGKTLIARNLFRVLSPDTRLSVVNAADILSKFVGESEKNLRDVFEGYAIGTRSAEETAQHESGQTSRSAPKASDPKKKGALLVLVIDEFEALFRRRGHSSDESSAKAVYDGVTNTLLSLMDGVKSRNDLLVVGLTNRLQAIDPALLRPGRFEVLIEIPAPDLYGREDIFFIHTERLREQNFLAPDVTLRDLALESGGFSGSDIAGTVRSALSYALLRYRKDGLFQGTPESTEAGEGSSGVADAEMIGHRVSGVDGCELEGTGENDSMASTASSPSPFQVTLSDFQRAIKDIRSAKDEASVLSQLSTDSEGSGTEVVDHDGTVSKNIKRATAVIESVMQSNRTVTGMLAITGPPGTGKSTLARVLTRVYDFTTVRYLSCRRLAQLPDHEEQLAKLRDALHEASHTERGIVVLDDYDVLVDVMGTGGYAANTLRALLYEYMHRPGGVSRALVANSPLRGAEEAGGSVVPNAESRVSVDRSHRVLVLTSSLSSVLQPLSFDAHLRVHTVLRRGAEALLQEYRVVDPAHTVKAAAAYPVSMSYRTFLRITDMSLQRWVQEVEDAAGTKEDSSLSDVGSAESPMKLPAYFVASDEMHTVYTEMHAKQVIENFYAVTGDAASRRFVSAVRATVTNMGLMDPYQGWGGEDSDHNGEEEGTGDVDELVGGADEVLW is encoded by the coding sequence ATGCCTCACTCACCGTATCATCTGTGCCAGTCTGCCAGGCTGAGTATTGCTCTCTTAGCGCTCTCGGTGAGTATATTGACATGCGCGGACGTCCTTGCTGGAGTACAGGTAGAGGATTCTGCTCCAGAAATCCTGTACgtgcgcggctgccgcgacggTGCGGCAGAAGCACGGGAGACGACCGGGTGCTTTGCAACACGCGTCGGCGTgtccgcgtcctcgtcgccttCATCGGTCCCAATCGCGAGTGTGAGGCTCTCCTTGCAGGGCGTGCACCTTCCTTCCGAGGTGCGAGACTTGGACAACGGTGACTCACAGGCGGTACTGCAccgggtgctgctgcaggagcaccgCCGTCCACCGCTCCTGGGCCAGGCGCAAAGCGATGCCGACACACGTTTGCTTGAGAAGATTGTTTTGACCTGCAACCAACCCACTGCTTCGCCGGTGTTCCCTACGCAGCTCATATCATGCGAGCTGGCAAACCCGCTCCTCAGCCTCGCTGGTGTGGAGGGCAtggcgccgcagctgatGCGGCTGGTGAGCCAACCGGTGTGGTTCGATGTGCGCCTTGAGGAGCGACGCAGCGGTGAGGAGGTGTACCGAGCCATTAGCGTGCTGCGCCGTGCCGTGGAGTTGCGAGTGACGAACATGACAAGAACCGAAGGCGAGCCGGcggccgaggcgctgcatAGGGAAGCGAAGAGAGTATCATGGGAAGAGGTGCGTCAGCACCCACTCGAACGTCTGTACGCGCCTTCTTCCGCGTCTCAGGACTCTGCCAGGCTCGCAGGCAAGTCACGCAGCGGCGCGAAGGACCCATTCGACAGCGACCCCGCAACGAGTGGCGAGGAGGTGTGGGTGGAGCTCGGCATCGGCGGCCTCAAGCGCGAGCTTCACACGCTCTTCCGCcgcgtctttctctctcggcTTCCATCTCTAGCGCCGCTCACCGAGGCATTGCAGCTACAGCACGTGCGTGGCGTTATTCTCTACGGACCGCCTGGGAACGGCAAAACACTCATTGCGCGCAACTTATTCCGCGTGCTGAGTCCTGACACGCGCCTCTCCGTCGTGAACGCGGCCGACATCTTGTCAAAGTTTGTCGGGGAGTCGGAAAAGAACTTGCGTGACGTGTTCGAGGGGTATGCCATCGGCACGAGATCCGCggaggagacggcgcagcacgaGAGCGGTCAAACATCCCGCTCAGCGCCCAAGGCCAGTGACCCCAAGAAGAAaggcgcgctgctggtccTCGTGATTGACGAGTTCGAGGCACtcttccgccgccgcggccactCCAGCGATGAGAGCTCTGCCAAAGCAGTCTATGACGGTGTCACTAACACACTGCTGTCTCTCATGGACGGCGTGAAGAGCCGGAACGACCTTCTGGTTGTTGGCCTGACAAATCGGCTGCAGGCGATTGACCCGGCGCTGCTTCGTCCGGGCCGCTTCGAGGTGCTCATCGAGATCCCCGCGCCGGACCTCTATGGCCGCGAGGACATTTTTTTCATTCATACAGAGCGGCTGCGAGAGCAGAACTTCCTCGCACCCGACGTGACGCTGCGAGATCTGGCACTGGAGAGCGGCGGGTTCTCTGGGTCTGACATCGCCGGCACGGTGCGCTCTGCCCTGAGCTACGCGTTGCTGCGGTATCGCAAGGATGGTCTTTTCCAGGGCACCCCGGAGAGCACGGAGGCCGGCGAGGGGTCGTCTGGCGTAGCGGACGCGGAGATGATTGGCCACCGCGTAAGCGGCGTTGACGGGTGTGAGCTGGAGGGCACAGGAGAGAATGACAGTATGGCTTCCACGGCTTCGTCGCCTTCACCGTTTCAAGTAACGCTGTCGGACTTTCAGCGCGCCATCAAGGACATCCGCAGCGCCAAAGACGAGGCTTCTGTGTTGTCGCAGCTCTCCACGGACAGCGAGGGGTCTGGCACCGAGGTTGTCGACCACGACGGCACCGTGAGCAAGAACATCAAGAGGGCGACTGCGGTGATTGAGAGCGTGATGCAGAGCAACCGCACCGTGACGGGGATGCTCGCCATCACAGGACCCCCAGGCACCGGCAAGTCTACCCTGGCCCGAGTCCTCACCCGTGTCTACGACTTTACGACGGTGCGCTACCTCTCCTGCCGTCgtctggcgcagctgcctgatcacgaggagcagctggcAAAGCTTCGGGATGCTCTCCACGAAGCGTCGCACACAGAACGTGGGATCGTGGTCCTTGACGACTACGACGTTCTTGTCGATGTCATGGGTACGGGTGGGTACGCCGCGAACACGCTGCGCGCCTTGCTGTACGAGTACATGCACCGCCCGGGGGGAGTGAGTCGCGCCTTGGTTGCGAACTCTCCTTTGAGGGGTGCtgaggaggccggcggcagcgtAGTTCCGAATGCTGAAAGCCGTGTCTCAGTTGATCGAAGCCACCGTGTGCTGGTGCTCACGTCTTCCCTCtcgtcggtgctgcagccgctctcTTTTGATGCACACCTGCGCGTTCATAcagtgctgcggcgcggAGCAGAAGCTCTGCTGCAGGAATACCGCGTGGTGGACCCGGCGCATACAGTcaaggcggcagcggcctaCCCGGTGTCGATGAGCTACCGCACCTTCCTGCGCATCACGGACATGTCcctgcagcggtgggtgCAGGAGGTTGAAGACGCCGCCGGCACCAAGGAGGACTCGTCGTTGAGCGATGTGGGGTCGGCGGAGTCGCCGATGAAGTTGCCGGCGTACTTTGTAGCATCTGATGAGATGCACACCGTCTACACCGAGATGCACGCGAAACAGGTGATTGAGAACTTTTATGCGGTGACCGGCGATGCAGCCAGTCGCCGCTTTGTTTCCGCAGTGCGCGCCACAGTCACCAATATGGGTTTAATGGACCCGTACCAGGGCTGGGGCGGCGAGGATAGCGACCACaacggcgaagaggagggcacGGGAGATGTAGACGAACTTGTGGGTGGTGCGGATGAGGTGCTGTGGTAG